A genomic segment from Gorilla gorilla gorilla isolate KB3781 chromosome 3, NHGRI_mGorGor1-v2.1_pri, whole genome shotgun sequence encodes:
- the CSN2 gene encoding beta-casein isoform X1, translated as MKVLILACLVALALARETVESLSSSEESITEYKQKVEKVKHEDQQQGEDEHQDKIYHSFQPQPLIYPFVEPIPYGFLPQNILPLAQPAVMLPVPQPEIMEVPKAKDTVHTKGRVMPVLKSPTMPFFDPQIPKLTDLENLHLPLPLLQPLMQQVPQPIPQTLALPSQPLWSVPQPKVLPIPQQVVPYPQRAVPVQALLLNQELLLNPTHQIYPVTQPLAPVHNPISV; from the exons ATGAAGGTCCTCATCCTCGCCTGCCTGGTGGCTCTTGCTCTTGCAAGGGAG actgTAGAAAGCCTTTCAAGCAGTGAG gaATCTATTACAGAATACAAG CAGAAAGTTGAGAAGGTTAAACATGAGGACCAGCAGCAAGGAGAG gaTGAACACCAGGATAAAATCTACCACTCTTTCCAGCCACAGCCTCTGATCTATCCATTTGTTGAACCTATCCCCTATGGTTTTCTTCCACAAAACATTCTGCCTCTTGCTCAGCCTGCTGTGATGCTGCCTGTCCCTCAGCCTGAAATAATGGAAGTCCCTAAAGCTAAAGACACTGTCCACACTAAGGGCAGAGTGATGCCTGTCCTTAAATCTCCAACGATGCCCTTTTTTGACCCTCAAATCCCAAAACTCACTGATCTTGAAAATCTGCATCTTCCTCTGCCTCTGCTCCAGCCCTTGATGCAGCAGGTCCCTCAGCCTATTCCTCAGACTCTTGCACTTCCCTCTCAGCCCCTGTGGTCTGTTCCTCAGCCCAAAGTCCTGCCTATCCCCCAGCAAGTGGTGCCCTACCCTCAGAGAGCTGTGCCTGTTCAAGCCCTTCTGCTCAACCAAGAACTTCTACTTAACCCCACCCACCAGATCTACCCTGTGACTCAGCCACTTGCCCCAGTTCATAACCCCATTAGT gtcTAA
- the CSN2 gene encoding beta-casein isoform X3, protein MKVLILACLVALALARETVESLSSSEESITEYKDEHQDKIYHSFQPQPLIYPFVEPIPYGFLPQNILPLAQPAVMLPVPQPEIMEVPKAKDTVHTKGRVMPVLKSPTMPFFDPQIPKLTDLENLHLPLPLLQPLMQQVPQPIPQTLALPSQPLWSVPQPKVLPIPQQVVPYPQRAVPVQALLLNQELLLNPTHQIYPVTQPLAPVHNPISV, encoded by the exons ATGAAGGTCCTCATCCTCGCCTGCCTGGTGGCTCTTGCTCTTGCAAGGGAG actgTAGAAAGCCTTTCAAGCAGTGAG gaATCTATTACAGAATACAAG gaTGAACACCAGGATAAAATCTACCACTCTTTCCAGCCACAGCCTCTGATCTATCCATTTGTTGAACCTATCCCCTATGGTTTTCTTCCACAAAACATTCTGCCTCTTGCTCAGCCTGCTGTGATGCTGCCTGTCCCTCAGCCTGAAATAATGGAAGTCCCTAAAGCTAAAGACACTGTCCACACTAAGGGCAGAGTGATGCCTGTCCTTAAATCTCCAACGATGCCCTTTTTTGACCCTCAAATCCCAAAACTCACTGATCTTGAAAATCTGCATCTTCCTCTGCCTCTGCTCCAGCCCTTGATGCAGCAGGTCCCTCAGCCTATTCCTCAGACTCTTGCACTTCCCTCTCAGCCCCTGTGGTCTGTTCCTCAGCCCAAAGTCCTGCCTATCCCCCAGCAAGTGGTGCCCTACCCTCAGAGAGCTGTGCCTGTTCAAGCCCTTCTGCTCAACCAAGAACTTCTACTTAACCCCACCCACCAGATCTACCCTGTGACTCAGCCACTTGCCCCAGTTCATAACCCCATTAGT gtcTAA
- the CSN2 gene encoding beta-casein isoform X2, translated as MKVLILACLVALALARETVESLSSSEESITEYKKVEKVKHEDQQQGEDEHQDKIYHSFQPQPLIYPFVEPIPYGFLPQNILPLAQPAVMLPVPQPEIMEVPKAKDTVHTKGRVMPVLKSPTMPFFDPQIPKLTDLENLHLPLPLLQPLMQQVPQPIPQTLALPSQPLWSVPQPKVLPIPQQVVPYPQRAVPVQALLLNQELLLNPTHQIYPVTQPLAPVHNPISV; from the exons ATGAAGGTCCTCATCCTCGCCTGCCTGGTGGCTCTTGCTCTTGCAAGGGAG actgTAGAAAGCCTTTCAAGCAGTGAG gaATCTATTACAGAATACAAG AAAGTTGAGAAGGTTAAACATGAGGACCAGCAGCAAGGAGAG gaTGAACACCAGGATAAAATCTACCACTCTTTCCAGCCACAGCCTCTGATCTATCCATTTGTTGAACCTATCCCCTATGGTTTTCTTCCACAAAACATTCTGCCTCTTGCTCAGCCTGCTGTGATGCTGCCTGTCCCTCAGCCTGAAATAATGGAAGTCCCTAAAGCTAAAGACACTGTCCACACTAAGGGCAGAGTGATGCCTGTCCTTAAATCTCCAACGATGCCCTTTTTTGACCCTCAAATCCCAAAACTCACTGATCTTGAAAATCTGCATCTTCCTCTGCCTCTGCTCCAGCCCTTGATGCAGCAGGTCCCTCAGCCTATTCCTCAGACTCTTGCACTTCCCTCTCAGCCCCTGTGGTCTGTTCCTCAGCCCAAAGTCCTGCCTATCCCCCAGCAAGTGGTGCCCTACCCTCAGAGAGCTGTGCCTGTTCAAGCCCTTCTGCTCAACCAAGAACTTCTACTTAACCCCACCCACCAGATCTACCCTGTGACTCAGCCACTTGCCCCAGTTCATAACCCCATTAGT gtcTAA